The following is a genomic window from Amycolatopsis sp. BJA-103.
GGCGATGTCCCGCAGCCGCAGGTTCAGCACGCCGCGTTCGAGGACGGCCCGTCTGGCCACCTCGATCAGTTCGGCCCGTCGTTCCGGTGCCTTGCTCGGTCTCGCCATGCCCTCATTCTTTGAACCTTCTTCAAAAAACGCAAGCCCTGAGCCGGATCAGGTCTTGACGTCACACGGTGAAGGGCCTTTGATGCGTGCTCAACAGTTCTTCGAAGGAGCTTCAAGGAACCCACCTTGTAGGAGGTCGGCCGTGTCCACTCCCGCCCTGCGCCGCGGTCTGCGCACCCTCGGCACGCTGCTCATCACGCTCTCCGCGATCAGCCCCGCCTCGTCCGTCTTCATCATCGCGCCGGGGGTGATCTCCGGCGCCGGTACGGGTGCCTTCTACAGCTTCGTGGCCGCCGCGGTCGTCGGCGTGTTCATGGCCTTCGTCTACGCCGAACTCGCGTCCGCCTTCCCGCTGGCGGGCGGCGAGTACGCGATCGTCACCCGCACGCTCGGCCGCTTGCCAGGGTTCGCGGTACTGGGCCTGATGATCATCACGCAGGTGCTCATCGTCGCGGTGATCGCGCTCGGCGTCGGCACCTATCTCGGCGTGCTCCTGCCCGGCGTGCCCGGTCCGGTGATCGCCGCCGTGACCTGCGTGGTCGCGGCCGTCGTCGGGGTGTTCGACATCAAGCTCAACGCCTGGGTGACCGGCGTCTTCCTCGCGATCGAGATCCTCGCGCTGATCGTGGTCAGCGCGCTCGGGTTGTTCAACCCGGCGCGGTCGTTCAGTGAGCTGCTCGCGCATCCGGTCGCCTCCGACGGGAGCCCGGCGACGGTCGGCGCCATCGCGATCGCCACGTCGGTCGCGATCTTCGCCTACAACGGCTACGGCTCGGCGGTGTACTTCGGCGAGGAGACGCAGGACGCCTCCCGCGGGATCGCCCGCGCGATCCTGTTCGCACTCGGCATCACGGTGCTCGCCGAACTGATCCCGGTGACCGCGGTCCTGCTCGGCGCGCCCGACCTGAACGCGCTGTTCGCCTCGGAGAACATGCTGTCCTACTTCATCGACTCGCGTGGCGGCGGAACGCTCGACACCGTGCTCGGCCTGGCCGTCGCGCTCGCGATCATCAACGCGGTGCTGGCGATCGTGCTGATCAGCTCGCGGATGCTGTTCAGCAGCGGCCGCGACCGCGCGTGGCCGTCGCCGGTCAACCGCGCGCTGTCCGCGGTGCACCCGAAGTTCGGGACGCCGTGGGTGGCCACCGTCGGCACCGGCCTGGTGGCCGCGCTGCTCTGCTTCGTCGATCCGAAACTGCTGCTGGTGGTGACGAGTACGTCGATCGTGGCGGTCTACGCGGCGCTCTGTCTCGGCGCGATCGTCGGCCGCCGCACCGGGGCGACGGCGCACGCCAAGTACCGGATGCCGTGGTTCCCGGTCGCGCCGGTGCTGGCGCTGGCCGTCCTGGTGTTCGTGGTCTACCAGAACCTGCTCGACCCGGCGGTCGGACGGCCGAGCCTGATCGTCACGGCCTGCGTCGCCCTGCTGTCGATCGGGTACTACCTCCTGGTGCTGCGGCGGAAGGGCGGCTGGAAGCTCGCGGACGTCACCGAAGAGAAGGTCGCCGACGAGAAGGCGGAGGAGTCCGCCTGATCAGGTGTACTCCGCGATCTCCACGCCGTACGTCCCCGGCTCGAGCGCCTCGAAGATGTGCGGGATGTCGCCGGGGTAGCAGATGTAGTCGCCGGGCAGCAGTTCGACCGGTTCGTCCAGCGGTCCGACCTTGGCACGGCCGGCGCTGAGGATCACGTGCTCGACGATGCCGCTCATATGCGGATCCGAAAGCCGCGGCTTCCCGGGCTCGGCGCGAATCAGGTAGACGTCGCGCCGGGCTCCGGGCGGACAGGAACTGAGCAGCGTGCACGCGTAGTCGGCGTGTTCGGCGAACACCGTCGGCCCGCTGCCCGAGCGGATGACCTGCACGCGGGGGCGCTCGGGCTCGACCACCCGGGAGAACGGGACGTCGAGCGCGACGCACAGCGCCCAGATCGTCTCGACGCTCGGATTCCCCGAGCCGGACTCCAGCTGGGAGAGCGTGGACTTCGCGATGCCGGCGCGTTTGGCGACCTCGGTGAGGGACAGCCCGGTGCGGGCGCGTTCCCGGCGCAGTGAGGTGGCGATGACGTCCAGGGGTGCGCCGTCGGACGCGGTCGGGGACATGCGTTCGCTCCATCGGTCGTTTTGTTCGCCTTGACGAACACGGGTGCGTTCGTTCATTGTATGATGCTATGCGTTCGATATGGCGAACAACCACTCGTGTCCTGGGGCGCGATCTTCTCCGTGACATCGGGCTGGTCTGCCTCGCCGACACCATCGTCGGCATCTCCTACGGCGCGATCGCGGTCGGCTCCGGCTTCCCGATCTGGGCGCCGATGCTGCTTTCGGTGCTGGTCTTCGCCGGTGCCTCGCAGTTCATGTTCGTCGGCATCATCGCCGCGGGCGGCAGCCCGTTCGCGGCCGTCGCGGCGGGCCTGCTCGCCAACGCGCGGCATCTGCCGTTCGGCTTCGCGATCGGCGACGTCCTGGGGAAGCGGTGGTCGTCGAGGATCGTCGGCAGCCATCTGATGATCGACGAATCGGTCGCGTTCGCGCTGGCCCAGCGTGACGAGGAGCGGCGCCGGGCGGCGTACTGGGTGTGCGGGATCGGGCTGTTCGTCTGCTGGAACGTCGGCGTCCTCGCCGGGGCGTATGCCGGGACCGCGATCAGCGACACCGACGCCTTCGGTCTCGACGCGGCCTTCCCGGCGGTCCTGCTCGCGCTGGTCCTGCCGTCGCTGAGGGACCGCGCGACCCGCCTTCCGGTGTTCCTCGGCGTGGCCGTCGCGCTGGCCACGACGCCGTTCCTGCCCGCCGGGCTGCCCGTGCTGCTCGCACTGGTCGGCGTGCTGGCCGGAGTGGCCGCGAAGGAACCCGCCGAACGTGAACCCGAGGGAGTGCACTGATGGACCCGATGGACCTGATCATCGCGGGCGGCGTGCTCGCCGCCGGGACCTTCGCCTTCCGGTTCGCCGGACCGGTGCTGAAGGCGCGGTTCACCGTGTCGCCCAAGGCCGAGAAGCTGATGGCGCGTTCGGCCGTCGTGCTGCTGGCCGCGCTGGTCGCGGTCGCCGCGCTCACCGAGGGACACGAGTTCGCCGGATTCGCCCGGCCCGCCGGTGTCCTCGTCGGCGGCGTGCTCGCCTGGCGGAAGGCGCCGTTCGCGCTGGTCGTCGTGGCGGCCGCCGCGACCGCCGCCCTGCTGCGGCTCGCCGGGGTCCCCTGACCTGGCCGTTCCCCGGGACGCCTAAGCTGTCGGGAAGGTCTTTCGGGAGGTCGGGTGGCGATCGCGACGGGAGCACGGCCGGTGGTCGGCGTGCTCGCACTGCAGGGTGACGTGCGGGAGCACGCCGAGATGGTGGAGCGCGCCGGCGCGCGGGCCCTGCCCGTCCGCCGCGCGAGCGAACTGTCCGAAGTGGACGGTCTGGTGCTGCCGGGCGGCGAGTCGACGACCATGTCGAGGCTGCTCGAGAGCTTCGAACTGCTCGAACCGCTGCAGGAACGCATCGCGGACGGACTGCCCGCGTTCGGCTCGTGCGCGGGCATGATCCTGCTGGCCCGCCAGGCCCTCGACGGGCGGCCTGACCAGCGGCAACTCGGCGGACTCGACGTCGTCGTCCGGCGCAACGCGTTCGGGCGGCAGGTGGACTCGTTCGAAGCCGACCTCGACTTCACCGGTATCGAAGGCGGTCCGGTGCACGCTGTGTTCATCCGCGCCCCGTGGGTCGAAAAGGCGGGCGACGGGGTCGAGGTACTCGCCAGTGTCCCCGAAATGCCGGGGTCGGACGACGCGGCCGCTAGGATCGTCGCGGTCCGGCAGGGGGCGGTTCTCGCCACGTCGTTCCACCCCGAACTCACCGGGGACGAGCGCGTGCACAGGCTGTTCGTCGACCTCGTGCGGCAGGCTTAGTAAACCGACACTGTGCTCAGCGGCGGGCACAGGAGTAGATGGAGGAGAGATGAGCGGCCACTCCAAGTGGGCCACCACGAAGCACAAGAAGGCCAACCTGGACGCGAAGCGCGGCAAGCTCTTCGCCCGGTTGATCAAGAACATCGAGGTGGCGGGACGGACCGGCGGTGGCGACCCGGATGGCAACCCGACGCTCTACGACGCCATCCAGAAGGCCAAGAAGAACTCGGTCCCGCAGGACAACATCGAGCGCGCGCGCAAACGCGGCGCCGGTGAAGAAGCGGGTGGCGCCGACTGGCAGACCATCACCTACGAAGGCTACGGCCCGAACGGTGTGGCCGTGCTGATCGAATGCCTCACCGACAACAAGAACCGCGCCGCCATGGAGGTCCGGACCGCGCTCACCCGGAACAACGGCTCGCTCGCCGACCCGGGTTCGGTCTCCTACATGTTCAACCGCAAGGGCGTCGTGATCATGCCCAAGGGTGACGCCGCCGAGGACGACGTCCTCATGGCCGTGCTCGACGCGGGCGCCGAAGAGGTCAACGACCTCGACGAGAACTTCGAGATCGTCTCCGAGGCGACCGACCTCGTCCCGGTCCGGAAAGCCTTGCAGGAGGCCGGTTTCGAGTACGAGTCTGCGGATCTCACGTTCCTGCCGTCGGTCAGCGTCCCGCTGGACGTCGACGGTGCGAAGAAGGTCTTCAAGCTCATCGACGCCCTCGAAGATTGCGACGACGTCCAGAACGTTTACGCGAACTTCGACGTCTCCGACGAGGTCATGGCCGAGGTCGGCTGATCGTTTTTCCCGCCATGCCGCGGAAAAAACGTCCCGGGACTAGGTGCGGACGCGGACGTGGGGCAGAATGTCGCCCGTGACGACCTTCGAAGCCGACGCCCTCACCGCCGAAGAAACCGAACTCGTCCAGTGGATCGAGTCGCAGGCGCAGGCCAGAGGGAACGCGGTCATCGCGGTCGAAGGCGACGAGAACGACGCGAACTTCTGCTTCACCACGTGCGCGTGGGCGCTGCACGGCGTCGCGGAAGCGGTCGTGATCGGACTGCCCGAGCACATGGGGCCGGTCCTGCTCGACGCCTACGTCGACCGCGCGGCCGCCGGCGAGATCTTCGAGGTCGGCAAGCGTTACGACGATTTCTTCGAGGGCGCGCCGGTGGTCTTCGAGCGGGTCGCGAAGGGGCACTATCCCGAGTACTTCGGGAGCGCGTTCCTGATCTACCCGGACGGGGACTTCCCGGCGCTGCAGCTGATCGTCGCCACGCCGGACGGGCAGTTCCCCTGGCATCCGGACGCGCCGGAGGGGTTCGACCGGTACCAGCCGGTGCTGACCGAATCCGGTGACCCGGAGAGCTGGACGCCGGGCGTCGACGGTCCCTGAGGTCTCTCGCTCACGTGGTCGTGAGTGGCGATTCGGGTTCTAACCCGAATCGCCACTCACGACCAACCCGCCCCACTCGGCCCAGGCGGCCCTTGCTCACCCCGGGAAGATGCGAAGGTCGAGTTCCCGCGGCTTCGTCGTGGCTGGTGAGGTTGCTGAGGCAGAGGTGCGTTCCCGGCTCCCGAGGTTCCCGCTCCTGTTCCCAATGTCGCATTTGAGTCGCTGAGCGTCTCGAATGCGACATTGGGAACATCAGTCGCTGAGAGATCACACGACTCGCCACTGATGCCGTCGCCCCGGGGCAGACATCACGCAGGCCGTCCACGAACGCGTTACCTCGCAAAGAGACCGAAAGGCGCATCCAGAGGACTGAACGCGCGCTCACCCCAGCCAGGGCGCCAGGTCCTCCGCCGCCTCCGGCCACTCCGCGGCAAGCGCCGCCGCGGAACGGAACTCCACGCAGTCGTCCGTATAGGGCGGCACCACCACCGTCCCGGCCAGGCTCCACTCGCCGGTGCTCACCGACGCCTGCCACACCCCGGCGGGCACCGCGACCTGTGGACGCTGACCGGCCGCGACGTCCGGCCCGAGCACCGGCCGCGAGATCCGCCCGTCCGGGAACAGCAACAGCATCCGCATCGGGGCACCAGCGTGGTGCGCGTAGATCTCCAGCCGGTCCAGCCGGTGCGGAGCCGAGGTCTCCGGCGAAACGAGCAGGTAGTAGATCGCGGAAGCGGTCTCGTCGCGCCAGCTCTGCGCAAAGCGGCCGCCTTCCACGGGAAGCGGCTGGAGGCCCAGATGGGCGGCGAAGTCGTCGAAGCTCGGCATGTCCTCATCTTGCCCGGAGGCAGCTCCGGGTAGCCTCGGGACCTCGAACTGATGTTCGCCAGGGAAGCCGGAGCAGCGGAGGAAAAGCGTGCGGGTACTCGGGGTCGACCCCGGTCTGACCAGGTGCGGGCTCGGGGTGGTCGACGGCGGCACGGGCCGCACCGTCCGCGCCGTGGCCGTCGACGTCGTGCGGACCCCTCCCGACGCGGATCTCGCCGTGCGCCTGCTGGGGATCTCCGACGCCGCCGAGCAGTGGATGGATCGCTACAAGCCCGAGGCCGTCGCGGTGGAGCGCGTCTTCGCGCAGCACAACGTGCGCACCGCCATGGGTACCGCGCAGGCGGGCGGTGTCGTCGCGCTCGCCGCGGCCAGACGCGGGCTGCCGGTCGTGTTCCATACGCCGAGTGAGGTCAAAGCGGCCGTCACCGGCTCCGGCCGCGCGGACAAGGCCCAGGTCACCGGTATGGTCATGCGGCTGCTCGGCCTCGAGGTCAAACCGCATCCGGCGGACGCCGCGGACGCGCTCGCGCTCGCCATCTGCCACCTGTGGCGCGAACCGATGCGGGTCCGGCTCGCCGAAGCCGAGGCCAGGGCGGCCGAGATCGCCAAGAACCACAAGGCCAGGCTCGCCGCCGCGGCACAGCGCGCCAAAAAACACGAAGCCAAAACGCAGGGAGCGGCTCGATGATCTCCTCGGTACGCGGAGAAATCCTCTCCATCGGCCTAGACCACGTCGTGATCGAGGTCGGGGGAGTCGGCTTCGCCGTCCAGGCCACACCCGCCACTCTCGCGACGCTTCGCCGCGGCGAGCAGGCGATGCTGCACACCGCGCTCGTGGTCCGCGAGGATTCCTTGACGCTGTTCGGTTTCGCCGACGCCGACGCCCGCGGACTGTTCGGCCTCCTGCAGACGGTCTCCGGGATCGGCCCGCGGCTCGCACTGGCGACGCTGGCCGTCCTCGACCCCGACAAGCTGCGGTCCGCGCTGGTCGAAGGCAACATCACCGTGCTCACCCAGGTGCCCGGCATCGGCCGCAAGGGCGCCGAGCGACTGACGCTCGAACTGCGTGACAAGGTCACCGCGCTCGCGGGCCCGACCGACGGTTCGCCGGTGGTCACCGCGCCCGGCGTGCTGCGGGGCGAGGTCGTCGAGGCGCTCGCGGGTCTCGGCTTCCCGGCCAAGCAGGCCGAACAGGCCGTCGACAAGGTGCTCAGCGAGGGCGAGGGCCACACGACGTCCTCCGTGCTGCGCGCCGCGTTGGCCACCCTCGGGCGTAAGCGGTAGCTCGCCACATGGACTATGAGGCCGTGACGGATTTCGAGGCCGACGACGAGACGCTTTCGGCGCTGCCACAGACCGGCGAAGGCGAGGTCGAGACCACTCTTCGCCCACGTAAACTCGACGAGTTCATCGGCCAGCCACGAGTCCGTGAGCAGCTCGAACTCGTCCTGGAGAGTGCACGCCGCAGGGGTGTCCCGCCGGACCATGTCTTGTTCTCCGGCCCGCCCGGACTGGGCAAGACGAGTATGGCGATGATCGTCGCCGCCGAACTCAACGCCGCCATCCGGATCACTTCGGGGCCCGCACTGGAACGCGCGGGCGACCTCGCCGCGATGCTGTCCAACCTGGCGCCCGGCGACGTCCTGTTCATCGATGAGATCCACCGGATCGCCCGGCCCGCCGAGGAAATGCTGTACCTCGCGATGGAGGACTTCCGCGTCGACGTCGTCGTCGGCAAGGGGCCCGGCGCCACCAGCATCCCGCTGGAGATCGCGCCGTTCACGCTGGTCGGAGCCACGACGCGGTCCGGCTCGCTGACCGGTCCGCTGCGCGACCGGTTCGGTTTCACCGGCCAGATGGAGTTCTACACCGACAGCGAACTCGACCTCGTCGTGCGCAGGGCCGCCACGATTCTGGAGATCGAGATCGACCGCGACGGTTCCGCGGAGATCGCCCGCCGGTCCCGCGGCACACCCCGGATCGCGAACCGGCTGCTGCGCCGGGTACGCGACTACGCCGAGGTTCGCGCTGACGGGCACGCCACCCGCAAGGTCGTGCGCGCCGCGCTGGAGGTCTACGACGTCGACGAACTGGGCTTCGACCGGCTCGACCGCGCGGTGCTGACGGCACTGGTCCGGTCCTTCGGAGGCGGCCCGGTCGGCGTGTCCACGCTGGCCGTCGCGGTGGGGGAAGAACCGACCACCGTCGAAGAGGTGTGTGAGCCTTACCTGGTCCGCGCCGGTATGCTCGCCCGCACTCCTCGCGGCCGGGTCGCCACAGCGGCCGCTTGGGAACACCTCGGCCTGCCGGCTCCGGCCGGTGCCACACGTGGTGAGCAGGGTGGCCCGAACCTGTTCGACCAGGAATGACCGGGCCGCTCACGCGGTCCGGGGCCCGTGGTGACGACGGGTGGTGGTGGAGTTTCCGCTGGCACCTGGCACACTCGGGTAGAGCACACCCCGCCAAATCGGACAAAACAGCGCACCGCGCGGCGTCCGCTCGAAATGGAGAATCATGAACCAGTTATTGCTGCCGCTGCTCCTGATGCTCGTTGTGGCGATTCCGCTCGTCATGGGCACCCGTAAGCAGAAGAAGGCGGCGGCAAAGCAGCAGGAGCTGCTCTCGAGTCTTGCTCCCGGTGACCGGGTGATGACCACCTCCGGTCTCTACGCGTCTGTCGCCGACGCCTCCGCCGACACCACGATCGATCTCGAGATCGCTCCCGGTGTCGTGACCACCTGGCTCCGCCAGGCCGTTCGCGAGAAGGTCGAGCCGGTCGTCGAGACCGACGACGAGACGATCGACGACGAGGCCGTCGTCGAGGAGCCTGCCATCGAGTCGAAGGACGACGAGCGCGTCGAAGAGAAGTCGGGCGCGCAGATCGCTCCTCCGCTGGAGCACGGCAAGAAGTAGCTCTTGTAAGGCCATCCCCGACACCAGACTTTCGTAGGTGCGGGGGCAACGCCGGGCTCACGCAGCACCGAGTAGTGTCTCGGTGCTGCGTGCGTGTCCGTCGTCATAGTCGTGCCCGTTCACCGGGCATCGTCGTCGAGGCAGGTTCGCGGTACCACCGGACTCCCGTCCGGTGAGTGAACAGCCAAGTCCATTGGGGAAAACCCAGTCCGTCCGAGGAGACCGAAGCACAGTGGCCGCACCGGCCGGGCATCTCCGCCCGGGACGCTATCTCGCCTTCTTCGCCCTGATCGTGGTGGCGCTGTACGCCCTGGTGTTCTTCACCGGTAGCGGCAAGCCGACGCCGAAACTCGGCATCGATCTGCAAGGCGGCACGAGGGTCACCCTGTCCGCCCGAAATCCCGACGGCGGCGACCCTCCGCGAGAGTCCCTCGAACAGGCCCGCTCGATCATCGAGCGCCGGGTCAACGGTATCGGCGTCGGTGGCACCGAGGTCGTCCTCGACGGCAGCAACGTCGTCATCACCGTCCCCGGCGAACAGGGCGACCAGGCCAAGACCCTGGGCAAGACCGCGAAGCTGGGCTTCCGGAAGGTCGTGACGTCGCAGCCGGTGACCCCGGTTCCGCAGCCGTCGGCCCCGCCCCAGTCTTCGGCCCCGCCTGCGTCTTCGGGTGCCCCGTCCGCGAGTGCTCCGCCGAGCAGCCCGGCCAACGGTGGCGGTGGTTCCGCCGGAGCGCCGCAGCAGCAGCCCGGCGACGCCGACGAGCAGACCAAGAAGGAGATCGAGGAGGCCCGGAGTCTCCGGCAGAACCCCGATCTGCTTTCGACGGACCAGGCGAAGCAGGCCGCGGCCGCCGAGAAGGCCTTCGCGGCCCTCAACTGCGACCCCAAGGTGTCGGACCCGCTGGTCGGCAACGACCTCACCGACAAGCCGCTGGTCGCCTGTGGTGACAAGAACACCGCGAAGTACCTGCTGGAGCCGGAGTTCCTCCCCGGAACCGAGATCTCCGACGCTTCCTCGGGCTACGACACCCAGAACTCCCAGTGGGTCGTCAACCTGAACTTCAAGAGCGACGGTTCCCGGATCTGGGGCGACTTCACCTCGAAGAACACCCAGAAGCAGGCGGCGTTCGTCCTCGACACGCAGGTCGTCTCCGCGCCGACCATCCAGTCCGCGATCCTGGGCGGCCAGACCCAGATCACCGGCCGGTTCAGTCAGGTCGAGGCGAAGGACCTGGCGGACGTGCTGAAGTACGGCTCGCTGCCGCTGTCGTTCGAGTCCTCGGACGCGACGACGGTGTCCGCGACGCTGGGTCTCGCCTCGCTGCAGGCGGGCCTGATCGCCGGCGGTATCGGCCTGCTGATCGTCTTCATCTACTGCTTGTTCTACTACCGCTTGCTCGGTGTGCTGACGATCTTGTCCCTGGTCCTGGCGTTCTCGCTCGTCTACGCGGTGTTGGTGTTGCTGGGGCGGTGGATCGGGTACACCCTCGACCTCGCCGGCGTGGCCGGTTTGATCATCGCGATCGGTATCACCGCGGACTCCTTCGTCATTTACTTCGAACGATTAAAGGACGAGATCCGCGAGGGCAGGACATTCCGCTCCGCGGTGCCGCGAGGCTGGTCCCGTGCCCAGCGCACGATCCTGGCGTCGGACGCGGTCAGCTTCCTCGCCGCGGCCATCCTGTACTGGCTGGCCGTCGGTGACGTGAAGGGCTTCGCGTTCACGCTCGGCATGTCGACGGTGCTCGACCTCGTCGTGGTCTACCTCGTGACGCATCCGCTGGTCGCGATGGTGTCCCGGTCGAAGTCGAAGTTCCTGTCCAACCCGAAGAACCTCGGCCTCGGTGCCGTCCAGCAGGTGGGCTCGGAGCGCAAGGCGGCCCGTCCGGCCGCCGGCCGCCCGAACGTCAAGGAGGCGTGACCGTGGTCGACGACAACACCACCACCGCGGGTAAGCGCGAGAGCATCTTCCGTCGCCTCTACGTGGGCACGGGCGCGTTCGACGTGGTCGGCAAGCGCAAGCGCTGGTACATCTTCTTCGGCGCGCTGGTACTGGTCTGCATCGCGTCGATGGGGATCAAGGGGTTCAACTTCGGGATCGACTTCGAAGGCGGCACCCAGATCCAGATGCCCGCCAACGGCAAGAACGGGCAGATCAGCGAGCAACAGGCGAAGGACGTCTTCGCCGAGGCACTCGGCCGTCCGGCCGACGAGGCGCAGAAGGTCGGCAGCGGCGTCTCGTCGACCATCCAGCTCCGTTCGGACACCCTGGACGCGGCCGAGGTCTCCAAGATCAAGCAGGCGCTGTTCCGGGACCTGGGCCCGATCGGCACCAACGGTCAGCCGAGCGTCCAGGCCATCAGTGACAGCGCGGTGAGCGCGTCCTGGGGCGGGGAGATCTCGCGTCAGGCGCTGATCGCGCTCGGGGTGTTCCTCCTGGCGGTCACGCTGTTCCTGGCGTTGTACTTCGACACCAGGATGGCCGCCGCGGCGCTGATCTCGCTCCTGCACGACATCGTGGTGACGGCGGGTGTGTACTCGCTGATCGGCTTCGAGGTCACGCCGGCGACGGTGATCGGTCTGTTGACGATCCTCGGGTTCTCGCTCTACGACACGGTGGTGGTGTTCGACAAGGTCCGCGAGAACACGCGCGGCCTGCTCGGGCTCACCCGCCGTACCTTCGGCGAGGCGGCCAACCTGGCGCTGAACCAGACGCTGATGCGGTCGTTCAACACCGCGCTGATCGCGATGCTCCCGATCCTCGGCCTGCTCGTGGTCGGGTACATCCTGCTCGGCTCCGGCACGCTGCAGGACCTCGCGCTGGTGCAGCTCACCGGCACCATCGTCGGCGTGCTGTCGTCGGTCGCGCTGGCCACCCCGCTGCTGGTCGACCTCAAGATGCGCGATCCGAAGTTCCGCCAGCAGGCCGAGCGGGTCGCCTCGCGGCGTGCGAACCAGGCCCGCAAGGCCGCCGATCGCGACGACGACTTCGACCCGACCGACGAGGACGCGCTGTCCGCCGAACTCCGCAAGGAGAAGGCGTACGCCGCCGCGGCGAGCGTCCCGGCGCGGAACCAGAAGGCGGCCCACAAGGGCCGTCCGCAGGGTAAGCGCAAGAGGTAACCGGCTCGCTCCAAGCGTGTAGTGAACGGGACTTTCATTGCAAAATTTGCAATGAAAGTCCCGTTCATTGCGTCGGGGGACGGCCGAACACACAATCTGAGAGCAGGGAAGTACATGGAGCTGGACAAGGCACTCGACCTGATCGCCGACGTGCCGGACTTCCCGGAACCCGGCGTGTTGTTCCGGGACCTGAGTCCGATGTTCGCCGACGCCGCCGGGTTCAAGGCCGTCACCGACGCGCTCGCCGCCACCGTCGATCCCGAGGCCGAGCTGCTGGCGGGCGTGGAAGCGCGCGGGTTCCTGCTGGCCGCGGCCGTCGGCTACGCCCGCGGTCTCGGCGTCGCGGTGATCCGCAAGCCCGGCAAGCTGCCCCGCGTCGCGGGCCGGGTCGATTACACGCTGGAGTACGGCACCGCAACGGTCGAACTTCCCGAAGGTGTCGTCGAGCCTGGTCAGCGTGTCGCGATCCTCGACGACGTGCTCGCCACCGGCGGCACGGTCGCGGCGACCTGCAAACTGCTGGAGGACGCGAAGGCGCAGGTCACCGGGGTTTCGGTGATCATGGAACTCGGCGCGCTCGGTGGTCGTTCCGTGCTTGAAGGGCATCGCGTGGAGGCCCTCCGGGTGTGTTGAGCGGGCGCACCCAGTGTGCCGCGAGGGGGAGCGGTTACCCTTGACGTCCGAAGGCCGCACGAAGCTGCAGGAGGTGCGGGTGAGCCAAGAGCTCGATGCCGCGGTGTCCTCGAAGGACGGCACCGAGCAGAACGGTGCGGCGCGCCAGGGGGCAGCGCCGACGCCATCCGCGACGCGCCGCGTCCGCGCCCGCCTCGCCCGCCGCATCACCGCACAGCGCGCCGCGCCGGTCAAACAGGTCCTCGAACCGCTCGCCGTCATCCACCGTGAGCTGCACCCGAACGCCGATCTCGCGCTGCTGCAGCGCGCCTACGACGTCGCCGAAGAGCTCCACCGTGAGCAGCGGCGCAAGTCCGGCGACCCGTACATCACGCATCCGCTCGCCGTCGCGACCATCCTCGCCGAACTCGGCATGGACACCACGACACTGGTCGCGGCGCTGCTGCACGACACCGTCGAGGACACCGGATACTCGCTGGAGAGCCTCAAGGCCGACTTCGGCGAGAAGGTCGGCGAGCTGGTCGACGGCGTCACCAAGCTGGACAAGGTCAAGCTAGGCACGGCCGCCGAGGCCGAGACCATCCGCAAGATGGTCATCGCGATGGCGCGGGACCCGCGCGTGCTGGTCATCAAGCTGTCCGACCGCCTGCACAACATGCGCACGATGCGCTTCCTGCCGCCGGAGAAGCAGGCCCGCAAGGCCCGCGAGACCCTGGAAGTCCTGGCCCCGCTTGCGCACCGGCTCGGCATGGCGACGGTCAAATGGGAGCTGGAGGACCTGGCCTTCGCCATCCTGCAGCCGAAGAAGTACGACGAGATCGTCCGCCTGGTCGCCGATCGCGCGCCCTCACGGGACACGTACCTGCGGTCCGTGATCACCGAGCTGACCGGCAACCTCGAAGGCTCGCGGATCACCGCCAAGGTCGAGGGCAGGCCGAAGCACTACTA
Proteins encoded in this region:
- a CDS encoding adenine phosphoribosyltransferase; this translates as MELDKALDLIADVPDFPEPGVLFRDLSPMFADAAGFKAVTDALAATVDPEAELLAGVEARGFLLAAAVGYARGLGVAVIRKPGKLPRVAGRVDYTLEYGTATVELPEGVVEPGQRVAILDDVLATGGTVAATCKLLEDAKAQVTGVSVIMELGALGGRSVLEGHRVEALRVC